The Heterodontus francisci isolate sHetFra1 chromosome 31, sHetFra1.hap1, whole genome shotgun sequence genome segment CATCAGCACTTTAATCTAAAGCTACACTGGAAGAGTATTTCAGAAACCTGCCAGGGGGTATGCATTTTTCTGCTGCAAAATGTCAGCTTGGCTATAAAAATTATTTACCTGCAGCAAAATTCTAGGACCCGGTTTGTAACTGCAAAATCTGCTATGATGTGAAAGAATGTGGATCTTCCAGCAGTTACTTGTAACCAAGTTTCTAGCCCTGCTGCAGTAAGAGAGTGCCTAGTATAAAGATAGGCATTTGCTATTGGTTAAAAAATGCAAAGATATGCCATGCAACATTCATGCACACGATGCTTAGAGATTTAATCAGTCATCTTCCAGCCTCTTAGCCAGACATGTACAAGGAGGTATTAAATGAgaaaaaaaaaaagtgtaatgGTAGTCAGTTCAAGCAGCAAAATTTAGAAATTAACTAGATTAAAAATATTAGTCATAAAACTTTCCAGCTATTAGAGGTTAGTCCTTTTGTTTCAGATTTAGCTTAATATCGCTAACATTTATCAAATTATAGCTTCAACATCAGCATTAAACAATTAACAATTCACAGCCGCAGATTCAAGTTTCAATTACTTGTGTCTAAGTTTGAGTCATAATTGTGACTGCACGAGTTCTTGAAAGTGCCTCTCATCTGATCATTCAGCAAAAACATGGAAATGATAGCTTAGCCATTCTCTGAAGCTTAAAGGCTACACACTTAGAAGATTTTCTTCTGGTCACATTTAGTTCGAGATGAACTTCAAAAAGTTTCTCACCCAAatccaagtttttctttctttttatgcCTGCACATCTACCAATTCAGGAGGCAAAGGAGATTTAGGGTGTTTACTCTCAAAATGCTGTTTGAAAGTTTTAGGATCTGGCATCTGTGTCTAAAAGAAAAGAAAATTAAGACCATTATATCATAGTGCTCAAGTAACTAGTACTATATTTATTGCACTGCCTAGTAACTTCGAAAAAGAAACAGCGGTAAGAACCTGAGAATTACCCAGTGGTTCTCTGCATCACTGCACTGCAGTGTGACATTCAGACATATTGAGCAGTCCAGATTGAATCCCTAACCAGTGTTGAAATTAACTGATCTGAGCTAGGGTATTTGTTTGTCCCCCTAATGAACCCAGGGGCACTGAAATTATTTGTACATTCTTGTTGTACCCCTGTTTGTGATCCATTAATTCAGTATGGACAGAGGTATAAACCAGAGATctccctggtctgtatggctcaggtaTTCACTGTCTTAAATCAGTTATGCCGTTAATTGTAATATCAAGATCATCACTAAGTACTAATTAAATACAAGTTGTCAAATTGGCAACCCATGAATAAAATTGAATAActagcctggagtaaatactgcaaTTAACTCTCATACGGTTAGAATTAGTCTGGCAGCATTGCCTCAATTTCAAAAACCTAAGACCTGATACAATTAGAACACAACAGCTCATAGCAGCTAATCTAAACAGCACAATAGGTACTTCCAAAAGACCATGTAAAGTAGAAGGActtcaatggcctactcctttacCTTGCAGACAGGACATGTGTGCACAAGTGCTGCTTTTGCGGCTGCTTTTTGATCAGATCCACCCTTTTTCTTTTCAGCTTGCCTCTTAGCATTCTTCTGCTGGGCTTGTATTTTCTGCTGTCCACGAGCCATGACGAAACTCAGGAAATCTAGCAAAAAGCAAATTTCAGTTATTGTACTGGATAATGATATTCACCTCTGGTAACATAGAAGAAGCAGGCTGTCATACTAAAGCTACTACACTAAatcaagactttttttttaaatagaacaTTCTCAATTTGAGCAGAACCACTTTTAGGCAtcctgtgcaaaattaaagcaaattgtCACATGGTTGTTAAGAGACAAGTGAGAAAGAAATGGACAGAGTACAAATCAGTCACTACAGCAAGGCAAAAACTCAAGTGTACTGAAAACAGCAGTTCTGTAGATTAGTCCAAATTTGAAAGTAAAAGTAGTATTTAGTTCACACTGGATTGACAACATAAATGGATGTCAGGTTGACTACAAAGAACTAGTAAATTACCTGTGGCATTGTGAACACTAAGTACTGGCACAGAATTTGTTGCCAAATAAGTTTAATGGCATTTGCCATTATTGTGTAATTCATCCAGCAACTTGATGGAAAAAAACTACATGAATTACAAATCTCTACAAGTTGCTGCAAGATTTGCACTGCTATGCAGTTAACCAATGAAAACAGCAGCTCACCCTCAAACTCCATGAGTTACACAGGTTGCTGTAATTGTGTTAAGGCTGCAACTTAACAGAATAATGAAGCAGTTCTGCTTTACATGGTCTTTTGGAAGTACCTACTGTGCTGTTTAGATTAATTGCTGTGAGCTGCTGTGTTCTAATTGTATCAGGTCTTAGGTTTTTGAAATGAGGGAAAGTTGCCAGACTAATTCTAACAGTATGAGAGTGCACTGTAGTATTTACTCCAGGTTAGTTATTCAATTTTATTCACGGGTTATCAATTTGACTTTTAATGAAGATTTATGATCCCATGATACCAATTTACTTCCAAGCCAATTTAAAGTGCACACTGCATCACACCTACAGGTAGCAAATTATTAGAGATCTCTTAAATTTAAAGGAAATGTGGCAATGACACCACTGTAAAACATTAACAAAAGTATGACCAATTATAAAAGGATTTAGTTTGTGGACAGAAAGCGCAAATCCTATGCAAGATTTTATAAACATGTGGAAAGCTACAAAAAGTTGGAAAGACTCAGAATACCCAAGGAAATCAGAAAACAAAAAGGGCTTGCTATAGGCACATTAGTAGAAAGAGTATAGTCAAGACAGAGTCACTAGAGATGAAGGCAAGCTCGTAATGGAGAATGTCAGAATGGCTAAAAGACTAGCTTAGATGAATATTGGCATTGTAGATGCACCAGATAAAAAAAAAATGTAGAACTTTCCAAGAGAAATGGTGCTGCAAAGATCACAAACTCAAGATTAACAAATCGCGGGATCTTCAACCATCAAATTCCCAAGAACGGGGGAATTAAAAAAAGTGGAgacagtaattttccaaaattctaagtTTAAAAAAATTGTGGTTGAAGGTTGGTATATGCAACAATCTTCTTCAAAAAGATAGACATAAGCCAATTAGTCTTGTTGTTGGTAAACTACTGGAATCTACAACACAAGATGAAATTACTCAGCACTTGGAGAAACATGAATTAATTGGGAGCAGTCAGCATGGATCTCTGGAAATAGGTAATGATTGAACAAGAACATAAAGGAAAAGCATTGATTTATGAATTTGCAGAAAACCCATTACAAGAGACCATTTAAGAGACATAGCAAAAATGGCACATGGAGAATGCATCAACATGGATGGAGAAATGGCAGGAGGATAGATAGCAGCAGTgtggtatttacatagcacctttaaagtaataaaatgtttCACGGCAATTCACAACAGAACTGCACagcaaccaatggtggagcgatcaaaattgaggattctcaagaggccagaattggagcggcACAGATATCAGACAGTTATAGGGCTGGAGTTTACATATAGGGCAGggcaaggccattgagggattaaaaaaggatgagaattttaattttggctcctggttaagcaatgcccatGTAGGTGAACTGGACTTGGGACAAATTAGGACACacacagcagagttttagatgatgtTAAGTTTAGAGGGTATAATGTGGCAAGCAGACTAGGAGTGCAttacaatagtcaagtctagaggtaacaaaacaatagttgagggtttcagcagatgaactTAGGCAGGGTGTAGATGGGCAATgtaagaggtggaaataggcagtcttagcaaCGACACGGATAtatggtcagaaactcatctctgggtcaaatgtgatgccaaggttgcaaacagtctagttcaTTTTCAgatagttaccagggagagggataaagTCAGTGACGAGGGATCAGAGTTTGTGGCGGGCACCAAAGACAATGTCTTATAttgtcccaatatttaattggaggaaatttctgcttgcaTAGTTCCACAAGTCAGACAAGCATTCTAACAATTTAGAGGTAGCGGAGGGGTCAAGGGAGTGATGGAAAGGTAGAGCTGGTAGTTGTCAGTGTACATGCAGAAACTGATACGTTTTCGGAtgatgccaaggggcagcatgaagatagagggggccaaggatagatccctggctAGGTAAATAATAGAACAAGGCGAGAACAGTTCCATCCTGCCGGACGATGGTGGAAGCACACTGCGGGAGGATTgtatgatcaaccatgtcaaaggctacaaaTAGGTCAAGAacaatgaggagggatagtttgccttcATCAGTAACATAAGATGTCATTTCAAACTCGCAGCAAATAAAAGGAAATTTCGCAAACTGGAAAGATGCGTGTTGGTGTAGCTGTTACTATATACAGAAATATTTAGAGTTAAACCTTGAGGGAAGAATATCAATTTGATAAACTTGGGAAGATGGTACATTGTGGTAAAGGACTGAATTATAGGACAGTGGTAAAGGTTATtggactagtactccagaggcccagactaatgattCTGAGACTCGAGTTCAAATTCCACGACAGCtggagaaatttgaattcaattaattaataaacctggaataaaatgctagcctCATTAACAATGATCACGAAACTacaggattgtcataaaaacctatctgattcacTATGTCCTTCAgggaatctgctgtctttaccttgtTTGgtttacatgcgactccagacccacatcaatgtggttgacttttaacgaccttctgaaatggcctagcaagctgctcagttttaggcaactccccaccatctgctcaagggcaatcaaggatgggaaataaatgctggccttgccagcaatactcaaGAATAAATTAAAGTTaaaaaggaacatagaaacaggaataggccattcagccctttgaatgtATTTcaccaatgagatcatggctgatttgtgactGAACTCcagacctgcctttgccccatatctttcAATACCTATTAATATCCAATCaatttcaattttaaaattaactACTGACGTAGCATTAACTGCTGCTTGTTGATATACCTGGCTCTAATATTTAGGCTATGCCCCCTAATCAGAGACTCCCCAATTAGCAGAAATAGGATAGACGGAGAGAAACAATAAGCTCCCCTTAATAGTTTaagcttcaattaagtcaccctataaccttctaaattgcagaaAAACACAATCCCAGTTTGCGTAATCTCATCATTTTACCTTTGGGGACCAGGTATTTTAGTAAATCTATGttacactccctccaaagccaatacatCTTTCCAACGGTGTGGTATCCAGAACTGaatacagtactccaagtgcgttccaaccagggctttgtaaagctgTAGCATGATGTCAActtccttgtattctagtcctccagtTACAGGACAGCATTccaattagcctttttgattattttctgtacttgtccaTGATATTTTAATCAGCTATGTACATAGACCTCCCACCTAAGTCTCTTTGGAGCTCCAGTTTCtcacttttcaccatttagaaagtaatcTGATATATCCTTTTTTGGTTCAAAGTGGACGACCTCATTTgtccacactgaaatccatttgacagttttgcccattcactaaaTCTATTATTAATATATCTTTGTTACATTATACTTCCAGCTACATGGTTTAACAATTCTGCCGGTGTGTGATCGACAAACTTAGATGATGGCACAGAgagccacttttttttttttaattcattcatgggatgtgggcgttgctggctcggccagcatttattgcccatccctaattgccctcaagaaggtggcagtgagctaccttcttgaaccactgcagtccatgtggggtgggtacacccacagtgctgttaggaagggagttccagaatttcaacccagcaacagtgaaggaatggcaatatggttccaagtcaggatggtgtgtgacttggaggggaacttacaggtggtggtggtccccatgcatctattgcccttgtccttctaggtggtagcagtcGTGGGTTTGGAACTCGCCATCTAAGGAGCcctagtgcgttgctgcagtgcatcttgtagatggtacacactgctgccactgtgcgtcggtggtgggagGAGTGAATACTTATGGATGGGGTGTTAaaccagcgggctgctttgtcctggatggtgtcgagctccttgagtgttgttgggaggtgcacccatccaggcaagtggagaattccATCAcaatcccgacttgtgccttgtagatggtggacaggctttagggagtcacgcggtgagttactcaccacaggatttctagcctctgacctgtttttagccacagtatttatatggttactccagttcagtgtttggtcaatggtaatccccaggatgttaatagttgggcagtgattgtaatgccaatgaatgtcaaggggagatggttggttctctcttgttggagaccgtcattgcctggcacttgtggcgcaAAAGTTACTGGTCACatttcagcccaagcttggatattgtccaggtcttgctgcattcctacacggaatgcttcagtacctggagttgcaaatggtgctgaacactgcaatcagcaaatatccacacttctgaccttatgatggaggaaaggtcattgatgaagcagctgaagatggttcagtgatgtcctggagctgagatgatttccttccaacaaccacaaccatcttcctttgtgctgggcacGACTTCAACCAgctgagttttccccgattcccattgactccagttttgctagggctcctggatgccatacggtcaaatgctgcgttgatgttaAGGGCATTCACTCAGctcatctcgagttcagctcttttgtccatgtttgaaccaaggctataatgaggtcaggagctgcgtggccctggtggaacccaaactgagcaggttattgttaagcaagtgcaacGTGATAGCACTTTGGGCAgttcagcggttagcaccgcagcctcagctccagcaacccgggtttggttctgagtaccgtgcggagtttgcaagctctcccagtgaccgcgcgggtttcctccgggtgctctagtttcctcccacatgctaaagacttgcaggttgataagtaaattgaccattgtaaattgcccctagtgtaggtaggtggtatgagaattaagggaaggtggggatgtgagagggaaatgggattaatgtaggattagtataaatgggtggttgatggtcgacatggACTTGTTGGGGCGAAgggtctgtttcggtgctgtatctctctatgacgctatgactgtcgacgacaccttccatcactttactgatgattaagagtagactgatgggacggtaacatatccaagtcattaatgcagTGAATTGTTGAGACCCCAATAGGaaatcactagtcacatcctttcAGTTAGGACACCTGCCCCTTATCCCTGCGtccagccaatttcctatccaggtcaataatttgcccacaattccatgagcttcaacttcagGTGACGATCTCTTCTGAGGGACATTAtaaatacaaagtgattcct includes the following:
- the zgc:91910 gene encoding zinc finger protein 706-like; translated protein: MARGQQKIQAQQKNAKRQAEKKKGGSDQKAAAKAALVHTCPVCKTQMPDPKTFKQHFESKHPKSPLPPELVDVQA